GCTGATGGCTTGACAAATGCTTTAACTCAACTCAAGCAGGAGAGCGCATTTAAAAATGGCAACGCAAAAAAAACCCGATCTGAGCGATCCTCTATTAAGAGCCAAACTCGCCAAAGGCATGGGCCACAACTATTATGGCGAACCAGCTTGGCCCAATGACCTACTGTACATATTTCCAGTTGTAATTATGGGTTCGTTCGCTTGTATAGTGGCTCTAGCTGTGCTAGACCCAGCAATGACAGGTGAACCAGCCAATCCTTTCGCCACACCATTGGAAATTTTGCCAGAGTGGTATTTGTATCCAGTATTCCAGATTTTGCGATCGCTTCCTAACAAACTCTTAGGAGTGTTAGCAATGGCTTCCGTACCTCTGGGACTGATCCTCGTTCCCTTTATTGAGAACGTCAATAAGTTTCAAAACCCCTTCCGCCGTCCAGTAGCGACTACAGTGTTCCTTTTTGGCACTCTCGTCACTCTGTGGCTGGGTATTGGTGCTGCCTTACCATTAGACAAATCTTTGACCTTGGGACTTTTCTAAACTAGTCACTTCAAAGAGTTTTGACGCCTGTGATTTTCAGAAGCATATTATAGATATGCTTTTGAAAAAAATTAACAGGCGTCAATTTTAATAATCCAGCTGGCATATGGGATTGAAAGTTTTGGATGTAAAAGCCATTCCAAAATCTCAAATCACCAAAACACAACAAATATAAATATATTTCACCTGTCGCGGCGAAGCGCGAATCTAAGGGCGTCAGAGTAACCGCACTATACCTTTGTATGAGTTCGATAGAAATGCCGCTCAGACGGGGTTCCCACGCCACTTGCTCAACTTGGGGAGACCCCAAGACCGCAGTGGCTCCCCATGAGCGACTGGCGTTAGCGCAGCGTTAGCGAGCTTGCGAGCGTCACCCCAAGGGGTACTTAAACAAGTTTAGAGTTATCAAATTCTTTGCTGATAACTGTTAACTACTCCCTATCCCCAGTCCCTAATCCCTAGCCCCTTTTACTTAGGTTAATGTTAAGTTGCTAGTTACAATCCTCCTAATGCCAAAATCAGCCATATTTTGTATTTTGGTAGAAAAAATCCGCCAGACTAGGTTTTTTTTAGCTATCAGAGAAATTTTGCTAAAAGTGCAAAATTTAATAACTAGCAACTTAGGTTTACTTATATTCAAAACACCGTCAATGTTTAGCATAGTGCAGCAAGACCATCTGACGGTGAAGAGCGAACTGAGCCTTCTAAACCAAGTGCAACAATGGTTTGAGCAGTTTTGTCTAAAATATTTGTTTCAACTTGGCTGGTCAGAAAGTCAACTTTATCGCCTCAACTTAGCATTAGCAGAGGGCTTTACCAATGCAGTTCGTCATGCTCATCGTGCTTTACCACCAGAAACAACCATAGAGATTGAAGTTAGCTTATGGATAGACAGACTGGAAATAAAAATTTGGGATTATGGAAAACCTTTTAATCCTGATGCGATCGCAGAGCCAGAACCAGGTACTCTGCAAGCAGGAGGTTACGGATGGTTTCTCCTACGGCGTTTA
Above is a window of Nostoc sp. UHCC 0702 DNA encoding:
- the petD gene encoding cytochrome b6-f complex subunit IV — its product is MATQKKPDLSDPLLRAKLAKGMGHNYYGEPAWPNDLLYIFPVVIMGSFACIVALAVLDPAMTGEPANPFATPLEILPEWYLYPVFQILRSLPNKLLGVLAMASVPLGLILVPFIENVNKFQNPFRRPVATTVFLFGTLVTLWLGIGAALPLDKSLTLGLF
- a CDS encoding anti-sigma regulatory factor, giving the protein MFSIVQQDHLTVKSELSLLNQVQQWFEQFCLKYLFQLGWSESQLYRLNLALAEGFTNAVRHAHRALPPETTIEIEVSLWIDRLEIKIWDYGKPFNPDAIAEPEPGTLQAGGYGWFLLRRLADRVVYERSADERNCLLIVKYAKEGQI